A region of Myxococcus stipitatus DSM 14675 DNA encodes the following proteins:
- the rpiB gene encoding ribose 5-phosphate isomerase B produces the protein MKVILASDHAGLELRQELVAVLRERNVAHEDVGPFAKDSVDYPDFAARVTRAVVSGEATLGVLVCGTGIGMSIVANKYQGIRAALCTTEFEARMSRAHNDANVLCLGQRVVGAGVGRAILEAFLDTAFSGGRHERRVQMIREVESQR, from the coding sequence GTGAAAGTCATCCTTGCTTCGGACCACGCGGGCCTGGAGCTCCGCCAGGAGTTGGTGGCGGTGCTCCGGGAGCGGAATGTGGCCCATGAAGACGTGGGCCCGTTCGCGAAAGACTCGGTGGACTATCCGGACTTCGCCGCCCGAGTGACTCGGGCGGTGGTGTCCGGCGAGGCCACGCTGGGCGTGCTGGTGTGCGGCACCGGCATCGGCATGAGCATCGTGGCCAACAAGTACCAGGGCATCCGCGCGGCCCTGTGCACCACGGAGTTCGAGGCTCGCATGTCGCGGGCCCACAATGACGCCAACGTGCTGTGCCTGGGCCAGCGCGTGGTGGGTGCCGGCGTGGGCCGGGCCATCCTGGAGGCGTTCCTGGACACGGCGTTCTCGGGCGGTCGCCACGAGCGTCGCGTGCAGATGATTCGCGAGGTCGAGTCCCAGCGCTAG
- the glyA gene encoding serine hydroxymethyltransferase translates to MENIRTLAQVDPEIARAVHEETQRQEHGLELIASENFVSPAVMEAVGSVLTNKYAEGYPGKRYYGGCEVVDVVENLAIDRAKQLFGADFVNVQAHSGSQANMGAYMALMKPGDTMLSLDLNSGGHLTHGAAFNFSGKLYKVVHYGLTRDTETIDYAQVRALAQEHKPKVLVVGASAYPRTIDFAKFREIADESGAAMFVDMAHIAGLVAAGVHPSPVPFADIVTTTTHKTLRGPRGGMVMGREAYAKTINSQIFPGIQGGPLMHVIAGKAVAFREALTPEYKAYQQQIVANAKALAEALKSAGLRLTSGGTDNHLMLVDLRPKQLTGKVAEAVLDKAGITVNKNMIPFDPEKPMTTSGIRVGTPAITTRGMREADMAMVGKLIGAALDAAQDDAALSRIRGQVKELAQGFPLYASRLK, encoded by the coding sequence ATGGAGAACATTCGCACGCTGGCCCAGGTGGACCCCGAGATTGCCCGGGCCGTCCACGAAGAGACGCAGCGCCAGGAGCATGGCCTGGAGCTGATTGCCTCCGAGAACTTCGTCAGCCCCGCGGTGATGGAGGCGGTGGGCTCCGTGCTCACCAACAAGTACGCGGAAGGCTACCCCGGCAAGCGCTACTACGGCGGTTGCGAGGTGGTGGACGTGGTGGAGAACCTCGCCATCGACCGCGCCAAGCAGCTCTTCGGCGCCGACTTCGTCAACGTGCAGGCGCACTCGGGCAGCCAGGCCAACATGGGCGCGTACATGGCGCTGATGAAGCCGGGTGACACGATGCTGTCGCTGGACCTGAACTCCGGCGGCCACCTCACGCACGGCGCCGCGTTCAACTTCTCCGGCAAGCTCTACAAGGTCGTCCACTACGGCCTGACGCGCGACACGGAGACCATCGACTACGCGCAGGTGCGTGCGCTCGCGCAGGAGCACAAGCCGAAGGTGCTCGTCGTGGGCGCCAGCGCCTATCCGCGCACCATCGACTTCGCGAAGTTCCGGGAGATCGCCGACGAGTCCGGCGCGGCCATGTTCGTGGACATGGCGCACATCGCGGGCCTGGTCGCCGCGGGGGTCCACCCCTCGCCGGTGCCCTTCGCGGACATCGTCACCACCACCACGCACAAGACGCTGCGCGGTCCGCGCGGCGGCATGGTGATGGGGCGCGAGGCCTACGCGAAGACCATCAACAGCCAGATCTTCCCCGGCATCCAGGGCGGCCCGCTGATGCACGTCATCGCCGGCAAGGCCGTGGCGTTCCGCGAGGCGCTGACCCCGGAGTACAAGGCCTACCAGCAGCAGATTGTCGCCAACGCGAAGGCGCTGGCGGAGGCGCTGAAGTCCGCGGGCCTGCGGCTGACGTCCGGCGGCACCGACAACCACCTGATGCTGGTGGACCTGCGCCCCAAGCAGCTCACGGGCAAGGTGGCCGAGGCGGTGCTCGACAAGGCCGGCATCACCGTGAACAAGAACATGATTCCGTTCGACCCGGAGAAGCCGATGACGACGTCCGGCATCCGGGTGGGCACGCCCGCGATCACCACGCGCGGCATGCGGGAGGCGGACATGGCGATGGTGGGCAAGCTCATCGGCGCCGCGCTGGATGCGGCGCAGGACGACGCGGCGCTTTCTCGCATCCGGGGCCAGGTGAAGGAGCTCGCACAGGGCTTCCCGCTGTACGCCTCTCGGCTGAAGTAA